A window of the Aeromicrobium phoceense genome harbors these coding sequences:
- the dnaB gene encoding replicative DNA helicase yields the protein MAAEQSVLGAMLLSKNAIDPATDLLESRDFYRPAHELIFDVITDLSGRGEPADAITVAAELTRRGEIGRIGGAAYLHDLVQGVPIAANVDYYAEIVHEKAVLRRLVEVGQQVAQLGQSGTGEIQDIVDRAQKAVLDVDGTKSGEDYNVLSDLMSSTIDELEELETRSGEVHGVMSGFPDLDRLTTGFKPGQMIVVAARPGVGKSTLGLDFVRNASIRQGLTSAIFSLEMTGSEIAMRLLSAEAKVAIHHMRAGSMSGRDWDAIGRAMATVQAAPIIIDDSPNMTMPEIRSKARRIKKQHGLDFVVLDYLQLMTSGKKVENRQVEVSEFSRQIKLLAKELGVPVVAISQLNRGSEQRTDKTPQISDLRESGSIEQDADIVMLLNRPDAHGAGESERPGEADIIVAKNRSGPVNKVAVSFQGHYSRFTPMAREPESAAGGASGADFA from the coding sequence ATGGCGGCCGAGCAGAGCGTCCTGGGCGCGATGCTCCTGTCGAAGAACGCGATCGACCCGGCCACCGACCTGCTCGAGAGCCGCGACTTCTACCGCCCCGCGCACGAGCTGATCTTCGACGTCATCACCGACCTGTCGGGTCGCGGCGAGCCGGCCGACGCCATCACGGTGGCCGCCGAGCTCACCCGCCGCGGCGAGATCGGCCGCATCGGCGGCGCCGCCTACCTGCACGACCTCGTCCAGGGCGTGCCGATCGCGGCCAACGTCGACTACTACGCCGAGATCGTGCACGAGAAGGCCGTGCTGCGGCGCCTCGTCGAGGTGGGCCAGCAGGTCGCCCAGCTCGGCCAGTCGGGCACGGGCGAGATCCAGGACATCGTCGACCGCGCCCAGAAGGCCGTCCTCGACGTCGACGGCACCAAGTCGGGCGAGGACTACAACGTCCTGTCCGATCTCATGTCCTCCACGATCGACGAGCTGGAGGAGCTCGAGACCCGCTCCGGCGAGGTGCACGGTGTCATGTCGGGCTTCCCCGACCTCGACCGTCTCACCACCGGCTTCAAGCCCGGCCAGATGATCGTCGTCGCCGCGCGACCGGGCGTCGGCAAGTCGACGCTCGGGCTCGACTTCGTCCGCAATGCCTCGATCCGCCAGGGTCTGACCTCGGCGATCTTCAGCCTGGAGATGACGGGCTCCGAGATCGCGATGCGTCTGCTGTCGGCCGAGGCCAAGGTGGCCATCCACCACATGCGCGCCGGCTCCATGTCGGGCCGCGACTGGGACGCCATCGGCCGCGCGATGGCCACCGTGCAGGCCGCGCCGATCATCATCGACGACAGCCCCAACATGACGATGCCCGAGATCCGCTCCAAGGCCCGCCGGATCAAGAAGCAGCACGGCCTGGACTTCGTCGTCCTCGACTACCTGCAGCTGATGACCTCGGGCAAGAAGGTCGAGAACCGCCAGGTCGAGGTCTCGGAGTTCTCCCGTCAGATCAAGCTGCTGGCGAAGGAGCTCGGCGTTCCGGTCGTCGCGATCAGCCAGCTGAACCGTGGCTCCGAGCAGCGCACCGACAAGACCCCGCAGATCTCCGACCTGCGTGAGTCCGGCTCGATCGAGCAGGACGCCGACATCGTCATGCTGCTGAACCGCCCCGACGCCCACGGCGCCGGCGAGTCCGAGCGTCCCGGCGAGGCCGACATCATCGTCGCGAAGAACCGCTCCGGCCCGGTCAACAAGGTCGCCGTGTCCTTCCAGGGCCACTACTCGCGCTTCACCCCCATGGCGCGCGAGCCCGAGAGCGCCGCCGGCGGCGCCTCGGGGGCCGACTTCGCCTGA
- a CDS encoding MATE family efflux transporter, which produces MRNASLDRRILAITVPAFAALICEPLMLMADTAIVGHLGRAELAALGAASTILSTVVGLCVFLAYGSTATVARHQGAGDERRALEAALGGVWLALLIGMALGTLAALTARPLGAALASSDRVADLTADYLLVAAASIPAVLLVLAATGALRGVLDLRTPLVVMIIANVLNVVLTVALVYGADLGMRGAALGLVLAQWAAALALVGQVIRRSRHTHASARLRWPDVARAGRDGVPLLLRTLSLRAVLLLATLVAAGFGDASLAAHQIATTIVMLLAFALDAFAIAAQTLTGHSLGAGDAEETREVTRRVIAWGFGFGLAAGVLLAVSAPWVARAFSPDADVRAAAVPALLIVAAIQPLSGVVFVLDGVLIGAGDGVYLAWAGLVALLIYAPVALWIRETDAGFTWLWGAYALFQATRWVTLWVRQRGDRWLVLGAAR; this is translated from the coding sequence GTGCGGAACGCCTCTCTCGACCGTCGGATCCTGGCCATCACCGTCCCGGCGTTCGCAGCCCTGATCTGCGAGCCCCTCATGCTGATGGCCGACACGGCCATCGTCGGCCACCTCGGGCGCGCCGAGCTGGCCGCTCTCGGCGCCGCCTCCACCATCCTGTCGACGGTCGTCGGGCTGTGCGTCTTCCTCGCCTACGGGAGCACCGCCACCGTCGCCCGGCACCAGGGCGCGGGCGACGAACGGCGGGCCCTCGAGGCGGCCCTCGGCGGCGTCTGGCTGGCCCTGCTCATCGGCATGGCGCTCGGGACGCTGGCCGCCCTCACGGCCCGCCCGCTGGGTGCCGCCCTGGCCAGCTCCGACCGCGTCGCGGACCTCACCGCCGACTACCTGCTGGTCGCGGCCGCCAGCATCCCCGCGGTCCTGCTCGTCCTCGCCGCCACCGGGGCGCTGCGTGGCGTGCTCGACCTGCGCACGCCCCTCGTCGTCATGATCATCGCCAACGTCCTCAACGTCGTGCTGACCGTCGCCCTGGTCTACGGAGCGGACCTCGGCATGCGCGGCGCTGCGCTCGGGCTCGTGCTGGCGCAGTGGGCCGCCGCGCTGGCCCTCGTCGGGCAGGTGATCCGCCGCAGCCGGCACACGCACGCGTCGGCCCGGCTGCGGTGGCCCGACGTCGCGCGGGCCGGGCGCGACGGCGTCCCGCTGCTGCTGCGCACGCTGAGCCTGCGGGCCGTCCTGCTGCTGGCCACGCTCGTCGCGGCCGGCTTCGGCGACGCCTCGCTGGCCGCCCACCAGATCGCCACCACGATCGTGATGCTCCTGGCCTTCGCGCTCGATGCCTTCGCGATCGCCGCCCAGACGCTCACCGGCCACTCCCTCGGCGCGGGCGACGCCGAGGAAACCCGCGAGGTCACCCGGCGCGTCATCGCGTGGGGCTTCGGGTTCGGCCTGGCCGCGGGCGTCCTGCTCGCCGTGTCCGCTCCCTGGGTCGCCCGCGCCTTCAGCCCCGACGCCGACGTCCGGGCGGCCGCCGTCCCGGCCCTGCTGATCGTCGCGGCGATCCAACCGCTCTCGGGCGTGGTCTTCGTGCTCGACGGCGTGCTGATCGGCGCTGGCGACGGGGTCTACCTGGCGTGGGCCGGGCTCGTCGCACTGCTGATCTATGCACCCGTCGCACTGTGGATCCGCGAGACCG